The following are encoded in a window of Penicillium oxalicum strain HP7-1 chromosome II, whole genome shotgun sequence genomic DNA:
- a CDS encoding 2,3-bisphosphoglycerate-independent phosphoglycerate mutase has translation MASVEHKVALIVIDGWGVAGPNSPPEGDAIAAAETPYMSGFAEPNSKTAQGYTELDASSFAVGLPEGLMGNSEVGHLNIGAGRVVWQDSVRIDQTLKNGELNKVDNIVKAFTRAKEGNGRLHLCGLVSDGGVHSNITHLFGLLDVAKEMQIPKVFIHFFGDGRDTDPKSAATYMEQLLNKTKEIGVGEIATVVGRYFIMDRDKRWERVEIGMKGMVTGEGEDSSDPIKTIKERYEKGETDEFFKPIIVGGQERRVQDDDTLFFFNYRSDRVREITQLLGGYDRSPRPDFPYPKNISLTTMTQYKTDYTFPVAFPPQHMGNVLAEWLGKKNLQQCHVAETEKYAHVTFFFNGGIEKQFPGEVRDMIPSPRVATYDLDPKMSAAAVGAKMAERIGENKFDFVMNNFAPPDMVGHTGVYKAAIEGVAATDKAIGEIYEACKKNNYILMITSDHGNAEEMLNEKGTPKTSHTTNLVPFVMANAPEGWSLSKDGGVLGDVAPTVLAAMGIEQPKEMTGKSLLVKA, from the exons ATGGCGTCTGTCGAACACAAGGTCGCGCTGA TTGTCATCGATGGCTGGGGTGTTGCGGGCCCCAACTCGCCGCCCGAGGGTGATGCCATTGCTGCCGCTGAGACCCCATACATGTCTGGGTTCGCCGAGCCCAACTCCAAGACCGCCCAGGGCTATACCGAGTTGGACGCTTCCTCATTTGCCGTGGGTCTTCCCGAGGGCCTCATGGGTAACAGCGAAGTCGGTCACCTGAACATTGGCGCCGGTCGTGTGGTCTGGCAAGACAGTGTTCGCATCGATCAAACTCTGAAGAACGGCGAGCTGAACAAGGTCGACAACATCGTGAAGGCCTTCACTCGCGCCAAGGAGGGCAACGGTCGTCTGCACCTCTGTGGTCTCGTTTCCGACGGTGGTGTTCACTCCAACATCACTCACCTGTTCGGTCTGCTCGATGTCGCCAAGGAGATGCAGATCCCCAAGGtcttcatccatttcttCGGTGACGGTCGTGACACTGACCCCAAGAGCGCCGCCACCTACATGGAGCAGCTGCtcaacaagaccaaggagatcGGTGTTGGTGAGATTGCCACCGTTGTGGGCCGTTACTTCATCATGGACCGCGACAAGCGCTGGGAGCGTGTTGAGATTGGCATGAAGGGCATGGTCACTGGCGAAGGCGAGGACAGCTCGGACCccatcaagaccatcaaggAGCGCTACGAGAAGGGAGAGACTGATGAGTTCTTCAAGCCCATCATTGTCGGTGGACAGGAGCGCCGTGTGCAAG ATGACGacaccctcttcttcttcaactaTCGCTCGGACCGTGTCCGTGAGATCACCCAGCTTCTGGGAGGCTACGATCGCTCCCCCCGCCCCGACTTCCCTTACCCTAAGAACATCTCCCTCACCACTATGACTCAGTACAAGACCGATTACACCTTCCCCGTGGCGTTCCCTCCCCAACACATGGGTAACGTTCTTGCAGAGTGGCTCGGCAAGAAGAACCTGCAGCAGTGCCATGTGGCCGAGACTGAGAAGTACGCTCACGTtactttcttcttcaacggCGGTATTGAGAAGCAATTCCCCGGAGAGGTGCGCGATATGATTCCCTCTCCCAGGGTGGCCACCTACGATCTCGACCCCAAGATGAGCGCTGCTGCCGTCGGTGCCAAGATGGCGGAGCGCATTGGTGAGAACAAGTTCGATTTCGTCATGAACAACTTCGCTCCCCCTGACATGGTGGGCCACACTGGTGTGTACAAGGCTGCGATTGAGGGTGTTGCCGCCACGGACAAGGCTATTGGCGAGATCTACGAGGCTTGCAAGAAGAACAACTACATCCTGATGATCACCTCCGACCATGG TAACGCCGAGGAGATGCTCAACGAGAAGGGTACCCCTAAGACTTCTCACACCACCAACCTGGTTCCTTTCGTGATGGCCAATGCCCCCGAGGGCTGGAGCCTGTCCAAGGACGGTGGTGTGCTCGGCGATGTCGCACCCACTGTCCTTGCAGCCATGGGCATTGAACAGCCCAAGGAGATGACTGGAAAGAGCCTGTTGGTAAAGGCTTAA
- a CDS encoding Prefoldin subunit 6 — MDAQKKLQALSDEFQQLQTDLESLVDARQKLESQQQENQGVQSEFAQLDDESNIYKLVGPVLLKQDKTEAVMAVKGRLEFIEKEIKRIEKEIEEKQETAEKKRVEIMQFQSQVQQQASE; from the exons ATGGACGCTCAAAAAAAGCTTCAGGCTCTCTCAGACGAGTTTCAGCAGCTGCAGACCG ATCTCGAAAGTCTGGTCGACGCCCGCCAAAAGCTGGAGTCGCAACAACAGGAGAACCAGGGCGTGCAAAGCGAGTTTGCGCAGCTCGATGATGAGTCAAATATATACAAGCTTGTTGGACCTGTTTTGTTGAAGCAGGACAAGACAGAGGCTGTCATGGCTGTCAAAGGTCGATTGGAGTTCATCGAGAAAGAGAT CAAGCGCATTGAAAAGGAAATTGAGGAGAAGCAAGAgaccgccgagaagaaacgTGTAGAG ATTATGCAATTCCAAAGCCAAGTCCAGCAGCAAGCCTCCGAATAG
- a CDS encoding Vacuolar protein sorting-associated protein 4, whose product MSNTDFLGRAIDTVKKAIENDNEGEYEKAYQLYYSALELFMLALKWEKNPKSKEMIRAKTGEYMDRAEKLKNHLASADKKKPSAVGANGKIAPGSGKGGKEDDGDGEDAEAKKLRSALQGAILSDKPNVKWEDVAGLESAKEALKEAVILPIKFPHLFTGKRQPWKGILLYGPPGTGKSYLAKAVATEANSTFFSVSSSDLVSKWMGESERLVKQLFNLARENKPAIIFIDEVDALCGPRGEGESEASRRIKTELLVQMDGVGNDSRGVLILGATNIPWQLDAAIRRRFQRRVHISLPDFNARMKMFMLAVGSTPCHMTQADYKTLAEMSEGYSGSDISIAVQDALMQPIRKIQTATHYKKVTVDGAEKLTPCSPGDAGAMEMTWLSVEAEQLLEPPLVVKDFIKAIKNSRPTVSHEDLTRNSEWTKEFGSEGA is encoded by the exons ATGAGTAATACGGATTTTCTTGGGAGAGCCATTGATACGGTCAAGAAGGCGATTGAGAACGATAATGAGGGTGAATACGAGAAGGCGTATCAGCTTTACTACTCCGCATTGGAGTTGTTTATGCTCGCGCTGAAATGGGAGAAGAACCCCAAGTCAAAGGAGATGATTCGCGCCAAGACTGGAGAGTATATGGATCGcgctgagaagctcaagaatCACCTGGCTTCGGCAGACAAGAAGAAACCGAGCGCAGTGGGCGCAAATGGAAAGATTGCGCCTGGAAGTGGGAAGGGAGG GAAAGAAGATGACGGCGACGGCGAAGACGCGGAAGCCAAGAAACTGCGATCGGCCCTTCAAGGAGCTATTCTATCGGACAAACCGAATGTGAAATGGGAAGATGTAGCCGGTCTGGAGAGCGCGAAGGAAGCACTGAAGGAAGCCGTGATCTTGCCCATCAAATTCCCTCATCTGTTTACAGGCAAGCGGCAACCTTGGAAAGGTATCTTGCTCTACGGGCCTCCCGGCACAGGAAAGTCTTATCTTGCAAAAGCCGTTGCGACCGAGGCAAACAGCACCTTCTTTAGTGTGAGCAGCAGTGATCTGGTATCCAAGTGGATGGGTGAGAGCGAACG TCTGGTCAAGCAACTCTTCAACTTAGCCCGTGAGAACAAGCCGGCCATTATCTTTATCGACGAGGTCGACGCACTATGTGGACCTCGTGGAGAAGGTGAATCTGAAGCGTCTCGGCGCATCAAAACAGAACTGCTCGTCCAAATGGACGGTGTCGGAAATGATTCTCGTGGTGTCTTGATTCTTGGCGCGACAAACATTCCCTGGCAGCTAGATGCTGCGATCCGAAGACGATTCCAGCGTCGCGTTCATATTAGTCTCCCGGATTTCAATGCGCGGATGAAGATGTTTATGCTGGCCGTGGGCTCAACCCCGTGCCACATGACTCAGGCCGACTACAAAACACTAGCTGAAATGAGCGAAGGCTATTCCGGCAGTGACATCAGTATTGCTGTGCAAGATGCTCTGATGCAGCCAATTCGCAAGATTCAAACGGCGACGCATTATAAGAAG GTGACCGTCGATGGAGCCGAGAAGCTCACGCCCTGCTCGCCAGGTGATGCCGGGGCGATGGAGATGACCTGGCTTAGTGTCGAGGCGGAGCAGCTGTTGGAACCTCCACTTGTGGTGAAAGACTTCATCAAGGCGATCAAGAACTCCCGACCCACCGTCAGCCATGAAGATCTGACAAGAAACTCAGAGTGGACCAAGGAATTTGGAAGCGAAGGAGCGTGA